One segment of Danio aesculapii chromosome 3, fDanAes4.1, whole genome shotgun sequence DNA contains the following:
- the emp2 gene encoding LOW QUALITY PROTEIN: epithelial membrane protein 2 (The sequence of the model RefSeq protein was modified relative to this genomic sequence to represent the inferred CDS: deleted 1 base in 1 codon) — translation MLVILAFIILFHITSAILLFIATINNAWRIMGDFSLDLWYNCNSTACYDIPKSATSEAAYLQAVQATMILATILCCVGFFVFILQLFRLKQGERFVFTAIIQLLSAFCVMTGASIYTAEHSTFNGHEYKDAEYGYSFVVAWVAFPMTLLSGLMYLVLRKRK, via the exons ATGTTGGTTATTTTGGCCTTCATTATCCTCTTCCACATCACCTCAGCAATACTACTCTTCATAGCAACCATCAATAAT GCATGGAGGATTATGGGCGACTTCTCCTTAGATCTCTGGTATAACTGCAACAGCACAGCCTGCTATGATATTCCCAAAAGTGCC ACATCTGAAGCAG CATATCTTCAAGCAGTGCAGGCCACCATGATACTGGCCACCATCTTGTGCTGTGTGGGATTCTTTGTCTTCATTCTTCAGCTCTTCCGTCTAAAGCAGGGAGAGAGATTCGTCTTCACGGCCATAATTCAGCTTCTGTCTG CTTTCTGTGTGATGACCGGTGCTTCCATCTACACAGCAGAACACTCAACCTTCAATGGCCACGAGTATAAGGATGCAGAGTACGGCTACTCCTTTGTCGTGGCCTGGGTCGCGTTCCCAATGACGCTCCTGAGTGGTCTGATGTATCTAGTGCTTAGAAAACGCAAATAA